In Aeromicrobium marinum DSM 15272, one genomic interval encodes:
- a CDS encoding bifunctional [glutamine synthetase] adenylyltransferase/[glutamine synthetase]-adenylyl-L-tyrosine phosphorylase — MPPEPPELTLARRGFQNAELAAANLQTLGDVPEDLVTRIAGVASPDTALASLSAIAGSWGANRLLAALEDQVLRERLLIVLGTSEALGQFLARHPEMVLELGRDQLDTTPHDPDTMRRELAEAGDADGLRVTYYRQLLCTVARDLNAYVPFRSTAAELSHLAVATLAAALGIARAEEADADLTRLAVIAMGKTGGHELNYISDVDVIFVYEPAEGADDQRAVAAATRLAAAVMRICGGHTAEGTIWEVDANLRPEGNSGPLVRSLASHVAYYERWATTWEFQALLKARFAAGDADLGQAYLSALQPLVWEASTRPNFVADTRAMRRRVIDHIPAAHRERQLKLGSGGLRDVEFAVQLLQLVHGRGDESLRSPTTLEALKALTDGGYVGRRDGAALEEAYEFLRTLEHRIQLFRLRRSHIVPDDPEDLRRLGRSMGYGQNPAEGLQRDWQSHRRVVRRLHEKLFYQPLLEAVASLPTGDLRLSTEAAEQRLAALGFVDPQGALGHIQALTSGVARRSAIHRSLLPAMLAWFSESPDPDAGLLAFRRISESLGESHWYLRKLRDEGEGAEQLAMILSSSRYVTDLMLRAPDSVALLGDDDELVPRDHERLLTEITLAASRHDDGAAAVRAVRRIRRRELSRIGIADVLGRLDILEVGVALADLTAATLSGALIAATKTVEAERGPVPTRMAIVLMGRLGGRESGYGSDADVMFVHQPDPGADDKAAADGALAIATTLRTMLMAASEDPPLEIDAALRPEGRNGPLVRTFAAYEAYYAKWSAVWEAQALLRASPTVGDPDLCAQFRGLIDPLRWPADGISEADTREVRRIKARVESERLPRGANPNTHLKLGRGGIADVEWTVQLLQMRHAHEIEGLRTTVTLEALHAATEAGLVSADDAATLEEAWRLVSRIRNAVVLMRGKAAESMVEQVAERAGVAHLLGYGQDQSEQLYDDYLRVTRQARQVVERIFWE, encoded by the coding sequence GTGCCCCCCGAGCCCCCTGAGCTGACTCTCGCGCGTCGAGGCTTCCAGAACGCCGAGCTCGCCGCCGCCAACCTGCAGACCCTCGGTGACGTGCCCGAGGACCTGGTCACGCGCATCGCCGGCGTAGCGTCGCCCGACACCGCGCTCGCGTCGCTGTCCGCGATCGCCGGGTCCTGGGGTGCCAACCGGCTCCTGGCGGCGCTGGAGGACCAGGTGCTGCGCGAGCGGCTGCTGATCGTCCTGGGCACGAGCGAGGCGCTCGGACAGTTCCTGGCCCGGCACCCGGAGATGGTGCTGGAGCTGGGTCGAGACCAGCTCGACACCACCCCTCACGACCCCGACACGATGCGGCGCGAGCTGGCCGAGGCCGGCGACGCCGACGGGCTGCGGGTCACGTACTACCGGCAGCTGCTGTGCACCGTCGCGCGTGACCTCAACGCGTACGTGCCCTTCCGGTCGACGGCGGCCGAGCTGTCGCACCTCGCCGTCGCGACGCTCGCCGCGGCCCTGGGCATCGCGCGCGCCGAGGAGGCCGACGCCGACCTCACCCGGCTGGCCGTCATCGCGATGGGCAAGACCGGCGGACACGAGCTGAACTACATCAGCGACGTCGACGTCATCTTCGTGTACGAGCCCGCCGAGGGTGCCGACGACCAGCGCGCCGTCGCCGCGGCGACCCGGCTCGCGGCGGCCGTCATGCGGATCTGCGGTGGTCACACGGCCGAGGGCACGATCTGGGAGGTCGACGCGAACCTGCGGCCGGAGGGCAACTCCGGTCCGCTCGTGCGCTCGCTGGCCAGCCATGTCGCGTACTACGAACGGTGGGCCACGACGTGGGAGTTCCAGGCGTTGCTGAAGGCGCGGTTCGCCGCGGGCGACGCCGACCTGGGGCAGGCCTACCTCTCGGCCCTGCAGCCGCTGGTGTGGGAGGCCAGCACCCGGCCGAACTTCGTGGCCGACACGAGGGCGATGCGCCGCCGCGTCATCGACCACATCCCGGCCGCCCACCGCGAACGTCAGCTCAAGCTGGGCAGCGGGGGGCTGCGCGACGTCGAGTTCGCGGTGCAGCTGTTGCAGCTCGTGCACGGTCGCGGTGACGAGTCGCTCCGCAGTCCCACGACGCTCGAGGCGCTGAAGGCCCTGACCGACGGCGGGTACGTGGGTCGGCGCGACGGAGCGGCGCTCGAGGAGGCCTACGAGTTCCTGCGGACCCTGGAGCACCGCATCCAGCTGTTCCGGTTGCGCCGCAGCCACATCGTCCCCGACGACCCGGAGGACCTGCGACGTCTGGGTCGCAGCATGGGCTACGGCCAGAACCCGGCCGAGGGCCTGCAGCGGGACTGGCAGTCCCACCGCCGGGTCGTGCGGCGTCTGCACGAGAAGCTGTTCTACCAGCCTCTGCTCGAGGCGGTGGCCTCCTTGCCGACCGGCGATCTCCGGCTGTCCACCGAGGCGGCCGAGCAGCGTCTCGCTGCGCTCGGATTCGTCGATCCCCAAGGGGCGCTCGGGCACATCCAGGCCCTCACCAGCGGGGTCGCCCGACGCTCGGCGATCCACCGGTCACTGCTGCCGGCGATGCTCGCGTGGTTCAGCGAGTCGCCCGACCCCGACGCGGGTCTGCTGGCGTTCCGGCGCATCTCGGAGAGTCTGGGGGAGTCGCACTGGTACCTGCGCAAGCTGCGGGACGAGGGTGAGGGTGCCGAGCAGCTGGCCATGATCCTGTCCTCGAGCCGCTACGTCACCGACCTGATGCTGCGGGCGCCCGACTCCGTCGCCCTGCTGGGCGACGACGACGAGCTGGTGCCACGCGACCACGAGCGCCTGCTCACCGAGATCACGCTGGCCGCCTCCCGCCACGACGACGGGGCGGCAGCGGTGCGGGCCGTACGACGGATCCGGCGGCGCGAGCTGTCGCGCATCGGCATCGCCGACGTGCTGGGCAGGCTGGACATCCTGGAGGTGGGCGTGGCCCTCGCGGACCTCACCGCCGCCACGCTGTCGGGGGCGCTGATCGCGGCGACCAAGACCGTCGAGGCCGAGCGGGGACCGGTGCCGACCCGCATGGCCATCGTGCTCATGGGCCGGCTCGGCGGGCGGGAGTCGGGCTACGGGTCCGACGCCGACGTGATGTTCGTCCACCAGCCCGACCCCGGCGCCGACGACAAGGCCGCTGCCGACGGCGCGCTGGCCATCGCCACGACGCTGCGCACGATGCTCATGGCGGCGTCGGAGGACCCGCCGCTGGAGATCGACGCGGCGTTGCGGCCGGAGGGCCGCAACGGTCCGCTGGTGCGGACCTTCGCGGCGTACGAGGCGTACTACGCCAAGTGGTCGGCGGTCTGGGAGGCCCAGGCGCTCCTGCGGGCCTCGCCCACGGTCGGGGACCCGGACCTGTGTGCGCAGTTCCGCGGACTCATCGACCCGCTGCGCTGGCCGGCCGACGGGATATCGGAGGCCGACACCCGTGAGGTCCGCCGGATCAAGGCGCGGGTGGAGTCCGAGCGTCTGCCCCGGGGCGCGAACCCCAACACGCACCTGAAGCTGGGTCGCGGCGGGATCGCCGACGTGGAGTGGACGGTCCAGCTGCTGCAGATGCGCCACGCCCATGAGATCGAGGGCCTGCGCACGACCGTGACGTTGGAGGCGCTGCACGCCGCCACGGAGGCCGGCCTGGTCTCGGCCGACGACGCGGCGACGTTGGAGGAGGCATGGCGGCTGGTGAGCCGGATCCGCAACGCCGTGGTGCTGATGCGGGGCAAGGCGGCCGAGTCGATGGTGGAGCAGGTCGCGGAGCGGGCCGGTGTGGCCCACCTGCTCGGCTACGGCCAGGACCAGAGCGAGCAGCTGTACGACGACTACCTCCGGGTCACGCGCCAGGCCCGTCAGGTCGTCGAGCGCATCTTCTGGGAGTGA
- a CDS encoding glutamine synthetase family protein has product MGKQEAFVLRALEERDVRFVRLWFTDVLGSLKSVAIAPAELEGAFAEGIGFDGSAIEGFARVHEADMLAKPDPSTFQILPWRGETPATARMFCDIHMPDGTPSYADPRHVLKRALKKAADAGFTYYTHPEIEFFLFKGKPGPGGRPVPVDDSGYFDHTAQGGGQDFRREVITMLENMGISVEFSHHEGGPGQQEIDLRYADALSMADNIMTFRTVVREVALGADKWASFMPKPFTEHPGSGMHTHVSLFEGDENAFYEAGAEYQLSSTGRAFIAGVLHHTAEITAVTNQWVNSYKRLAGGGEAPNYVCWGHNNRSALIRVPMYKPHKSGSARIEHRGIDAACNPYLAFALLLAAGLKGIENGYELPPEAEDDVWSLSERERKAMGIAPLPRNLDEAIRTMETSDLVAETLGEHVFDFFLRNKRAEWQDYRSQVTQFEIDRLMPIV; this is encoded by the coding sequence ATGGGTAAGCAAGAGGCTTTCGTCCTGCGGGCACTGGAGGAGCGCGACGTCCGGTTCGTCCGGCTCTGGTTCACCGACGTGCTGGGCTCGTTGAAGTCCGTGGCGATCGCCCCGGCGGAGCTGGAGGGCGCCTTCGCCGAGGGCATCGGCTTCGACGGATCGGCCATCGAGGGCTTCGCGCGGGTGCACGAGGCGGACATGCTGGCCAAGCCCGACCCGTCGACGTTCCAGATCCTGCCCTGGCGTGGCGAGACACCCGCCACGGCTCGGATGTTCTGCGACATCCACATGCCCGACGGCACGCCGTCGTACGCCGACCCGCGACACGTGCTGAAGCGTGCGCTGAAGAAGGCGGCCGACGCCGGGTTCACGTACTACACCCATCCGGAGATCGAGTTCTTCCTGTTCAAGGGCAAGCCAGGTCCCGGCGGTCGTCCGGTCCCGGTCGACGACAGCGGCTACTTCGACCACACCGCGCAGGGCGGGGGTCAGGACTTCCGGCGCGAGGTCATCACGATGCTCGAGAACATGGGCATCAGCGTGGAGTTCAGCCACCACGAGGGCGGACCCGGGCAGCAGGAGATCGACCTGCGCTACGCCGACGCGCTCTCCATGGCCGACAACATCATGACGTTCCGCACCGTGGTCCGGGAGGTGGCGCTCGGGGCCGACAAGTGGGCCTCGTTCATGCCCAAGCCGTTCACCGAGCACCCCGGGTCGGGCATGCACACGCACGTGTCGCTGTTCGAGGGTGACGAGAACGCCTTCTACGAGGCCGGTGCGGAGTACCAGCTGAGCAGCACCGGGCGCGCGTTCATCGCCGGCGTGCTGCACCACACGGCCGAGATCACCGCCGTCACCAACCAGTGGGTCAACTCCTACAAGCGGCTCGCCGGCGGCGGCGAGGCACCGAACTACGTGTGCTGGGGTCACAACAACCGGTCGGCCCTCATCCGCGTGCCCATGTACAAGCCGCACAAGAGCGGCTCGGCCCGCATCGAGCACCGCGGCATCGACGCGGCGTGCAACCCCTACCTGGCGTTCGCCCTGCTGCTGGCGGCGGGGCTGAAGGGCATCGAGAACGGCTACGAGCTGCCGCCGGAGGCCGAGGACGACGTCTGGTCGCTCAGCGAGCGCGAGCGCAAGGCGATGGGCATCGCCCCCCTGCCGCGCAACCTCGACGAGGCGATCCGCACCATGGAGACCAGCGACCTCGTGGCCGAGACCCTGGGCGAGCACGTGTTCGACTTCTTCCTGCGCAACAAGCGGGCCGAGTGGCAGGACTACCGCTCCCAGGTGACGCAGTTCGAGATCGACCGTCTGATGCCCATCGTGTGA
- a CDS encoding NAD+ synthase produces the protein MPQLRLALAQINAVVGAIDTNVELVLEQCRRAHAAGAHLVVTPEMVLTGYPIEDMAYRATFITASQRAVAELAARLEADGLGELVVVVGHLDSAKPPTLEAVPDRLGVPKNAPTNSASVITGGRIVTRYDKHHLPNYGVFDEFRHFVAGDETQVVQVGGVDVAIAICEDIWQDGPSAAARAAEAGLLVVLNGSPYEAAKDDVRLELCARRAREGECAVAYVNLVGGQDELVFDGDTLVVDAGGELLARAPQFETDLLVVDLDLPAATAPMPDPETRFHGLRVERHVVTSEPVPAFDPRPSAIADRWDDLGERYQAVVLGLRDYVAKNGFTSVLMGLSGGIDSTLVGAIAVDALGADRVFGVSNPSDWSSEHSRSDAAELARRTGLHLDTVPISPVFDALQAQLSLDGLAEENLQARIRAVIWMGLSNQHGHLVLACGNKSELATGYSTIYGDAVGGYAPIKDLPKTLVWDLARWRNAWSTERGETPPIPEDTITKPPSAELRPGQLDTDSLPPYELLDAILDAYVERDLGATEVIEEGFDPELVQRVVTLVDRAEYKRRQYPPGPKVSRRNFGRDRRVPITNRWRESL, from the coding sequence GTGCCCCAGCTGCGTCTCGCCCTCGCCCAGATCAATGCCGTCGTCGGAGCGATCGACACCAACGTCGAGCTGGTGCTGGAGCAGTGCCGCCGGGCCCACGCCGCGGGAGCCCATCTCGTCGTGACCCCGGAGATGGTGCTGACCGGCTACCCCATCGAGGACATGGCCTACCGCGCGACCTTCATCACGGCCTCGCAGCGTGCGGTGGCCGAGCTGGCCGCCCGGCTCGAGGCCGACGGGCTCGGCGAGCTGGTCGTCGTCGTCGGCCATCTCGACAGCGCGAAGCCACCGACCCTCGAGGCCGTGCCGGACCGCCTCGGAGTGCCGAAGAACGCGCCCACCAACTCCGCCTCGGTCATCACCGGCGGCCGCATCGTCACCCGGTACGACAAGCACCACCTGCCCAACTACGGGGTGTTCGACGAGTTCCGCCACTTCGTCGCCGGCGACGAGACCCAGGTGGTCCAGGTCGGCGGCGTGGACGTCGCGATCGCCATCTGCGAGGACATCTGGCAGGACGGCCCCTCGGCCGCCGCGCGCGCGGCCGAGGCCGGGCTGCTCGTGGTGCTGAACGGCTCGCCGTACGAGGCGGCCAAGGACGACGTGCGGCTCGAGCTGTGCGCACGCCGTGCACGGGAGGGCGAGTGTGCCGTCGCCTACGTGAACCTCGTCGGGGGCCAGGACGAGCTGGTCTTCGACGGGGACACCCTCGTCGTCGACGCAGGTGGCGAGCTGCTCGCACGGGCCCCACAGTTCGAGACCGACCTGCTCGTGGTGGACCTCGACCTGCCCGCCGCCACCGCACCGATGCCGGACCCCGAGACCCGGTTCCACGGGCTGCGGGTCGAGCGCCACGTCGTCACCTCCGAGCCGGTGCCGGCCTTCGACCCGCGCCCCTCGGCGATCGCCGACCGCTGGGACGATCTCGGCGAGCGGTACCAGGCCGTCGTGCTCGGGCTGCGTGACTACGTGGCCAAGAACGGATTCACGAGTGTCCTCATGGGTCTGTCGGGAGGTATCGACTCCACCCTCGTGGGGGCCATCGCCGTCGACGCCCTCGGCGCCGACCGGGTCTTCGGCGTCTCCAACCCCAGCGACTGGTCGAGCGAGCACAGCCGCAGCGATGCCGCCGAGCTCGCCCGCCGCACCGGCCTGCACCTGGACACCGTGCCGATCTCGCCGGTGTTCGACGCCCTGCAGGCCCAGCTGTCGCTGGACGGGCTGGCCGAGGAGAACCTGCAGGCCCGGATCCGTGCGGTCATCTGGATGGGCCTGTCCAACCAGCACGGGCACCTGGTGCTGGCGTGCGGCAACAAGTCCGAGCTGGCCACCGGCTACTCCACCATCTACGGCGACGCCGTGGGCGGGTACGCGCCGATCAAGGACCTGCCGAAGACCCTCGTCTGGGACCTGGCCCGGTGGCGGAACGCCTGGTCGACCGAGCGCGGGGAGACCCCGCCGATCCCCGAGGACACCATCACCAAGCCCCCGTCGGCCGAGCTGCGACCCGGACAGCTCGACACCGACTCGCTGCCTCCGTACGAGCTGCTCGACGCGATCCTCGACGCCTACGTCGAGCGCGACCTCGGAGCCACCGAGGTGATCGAGGAGGGATTCGACCCCGAGCTCGTCCAGCGGGTCGTGACCCTCGTGGACCGCGCGGAGTACAAGCGGCGCCAGTACCCACCGGGCCCGAAGGTCAGCCGCCGCAACTTCGGCCGGGACCGTCGGGTGCCGATCACCAACCGGTGGCGGGAGTCGTTGTAG
- the panB gene encoding 3-methyl-2-oxobutanoate hydroxymethyltransferase, whose protein sequence is MTENHAEEPAPYGGGPTTDPTVKRVRTHHLRQWKADGEKWAMLTAYDQYAAQVFDEAGIPVLLVGDSASNNVYGNESSLPVTVDELIPLVRAVTRSAQRALVVADLPFGSYQGSPQQAFDTAVRFMKEADAHAVKLEGGLPMAPQVQLLTDGGIPVMAHIGFTPQSEHQLGGYRVQGRGDAAQRLIEEAVALQEAGAFAVVMEMVPAPVAAQVTDVLRIPTIGIGAGAACDAQVLVWQDMMGLRTGRAPRFVKRYADLHGVMLGAARAYAADVAAGTFPADEHRFDS, encoded by the coding sequence ATGACCGAGAACCACGCCGAGGAGCCCGCCCCGTACGGAGGCGGCCCGACGACCGATCCCACCGTCAAGCGCGTCCGCACGCACCACCTGCGGCAGTGGAAGGCCGACGGCGAGAAGTGGGCCATGCTCACCGCCTACGACCAGTACGCGGCCCAGGTGTTCGACGAGGCCGGCATCCCCGTCCTGCTCGTCGGCGACTCGGCGTCGAACAACGTCTACGGCAACGAGTCGTCCCTGCCGGTCACCGTGGACGAGCTGATCCCCCTGGTCCGCGCGGTCACCAGGTCCGCGCAGCGTGCGCTGGTGGTGGCCGATCTTCCCTTCGGGAGCTACCAGGGCTCACCGCAGCAGGCCTTCGACACCGCGGTGCGGTTCATGAAGGAGGCCGATGCCCACGCCGTCAAGCTCGAGGGCGGGCTCCCGATGGCACCCCAGGTGCAGCTGCTGACCGACGGCGGGATCCCCGTCATGGCCCACATCGGGTTCACCCCGCAGTCCGAGCACCAGCTCGGTGGTTACCGGGTGCAGGGGCGTGGGGACGCCGCCCAGAGGCTCATCGAGGAGGCCGTCGCCCTTCAGGAGGCCGGCGCCTTCGCCGTCGTCATGGAGATGGTGCCGGCACCGGTCGCCGCCCAGGTGACGGACGTGCTCCGCATCCCCACCATCGGCATCGGTGCCGGCGCAGCCTGCGACGCGCAGGTGCTGGTGTGGCAGGACATGATGGGCCTGCGCACCGGACGCGCCCCGCGGTTCGTCAAGCGCTACGCCGACCTCCACGGGGTCATGCTCGGCGCCGCACGGGCCTATGCCGCCGACGTGGCAGCCGGCACCTTCCCGGCCGACGAGCACCGGTTCGACAGCTGA